The following coding sequences are from one Cervus canadensis isolate Bull #8, Minnesota chromosome 4, ASM1932006v1, whole genome shotgun sequence window:
- the LOC122439366 gene encoding olfactory receptor 10H1-like encodes MAAILRLNYTSVSEFILIGFSTFPHLQLMFFLLFLLMYLFTLLGNLLIMATVWRDRSLHTPMYLFLCALSISEVLYTFAIIPRMLADLLSRDRSISFMACASQMFFSFTPGFTHSFLLTIMGYDRYVAICHPLRYNVLMSPRGCACLVVWSWAGGLVVGLVVTSSIFQLTFCGSNEIHYFGCHVPPLLKLACGNVSTVAMGVGLVCITALLDCGVLILLSYAFIVATILRIPSAEGRHKAFSTCASHLTVVVVHYGFASVIYLKPKGPQSLEGDTLMGITYTVLTPFLSPIIFSLRNKELKIAMKKTFFSNLYPSSI; translated from the coding sequence ATGGCTGCCATTCTGAGGCTAAATTACACCTCAGTGTCTGAATTCATCCTCATCGGCTTCTCCACCTTCCCCCACCTTCAGCTGATGTTCTTCCTGCTTTTCCTGCTGATGTACCTGTTCACGCTGCTGGGGAACCTGCTCATCATGGCCACCGTCTGGAGGGACCGcagcctccacacccccatgtacctCTTCCTGTGTGCCCTCTCCATCTCCGAGGTCCTTTACACCTTCGCCATCATCCCGCGCATGCTGGCCGACCTGCTCTCCAGGGACCGTTCCATCTCCTTCATGGCCTGTGCCAGCCAGATGTTCTTCTCCTTCACGCCCGGCTTCACCCACTCCTTCCTGCTCACCATCATGGGctatgaccgctacgtggccatctgccaccccctgcGCTACAACGTGCTCATGAGCCCCCGAGGCTGCGCCTGCCTGGTGGTCTGGTCCTGGGCCGGTGGCTTAGTTGTTGGGCTAGTGGTGACATCTTCCATTTTCCAACTCACTTTTTGTGGGTCTAATGAGATTCACTATTTTGGCTGCCATGTGCCACCCCTTCTGAAGTTGGCCTGTGGGAACGTCTCCACTGTGGCCATGGGCGTGGGCCTCGTGTGTATCACCGCCCTGCTGGACTGTGGTGTCCTCATCCTCTTGTCTTACGCCTTCATCGTGGCCACCATCTTGAGGATCCCTTCAGCCGAGGGCCGGCACAAAGCCTTCTCCACGTGCGCGTCCCACCTCACCGTGGTGGTCGTGCACTATGGCTTTGCCTCTGTCATCTATCTCAAGCCCAAGGGGCCCCAGTCTCTGGAAGGAGACACGCTGATGGGCATCACCTACACGGTCCTCACTCCCTTCCTGAGCCCCATCATCTTCAGCCTTAGGAACAAGGAGCTGAAGATCGCCATGAAGAAGACCTTCTTCAGCAATCTCTACCCCTCCAGCATCTGA